The sequence TCTTTTCTTTTACaagtgtaagtatatgtatattccaAATgtatgttagttttacttattttaATAAGTGCACTTACACTTAAAATACATAAAGTAAAAGCTAACAAAAATAAAGGTAGACAAGATGATGACATTAGATTATAATTATTCTTCCACCATCTCCATTATGCAAAGATGGTGTGTAAATGTGTCCATGATATGATCCACCTCATTAATTTAATCCATACATTTGTCATATATATTTGTCAAACAAATATAACACAATCTTAAATGTTACATGCAACATTACTAGACTATGTGCATATATATTGATACTTCACTACACATAATTATTTCATCCAAATAATAATGTTATCATACAAATTATGGTTGATTATATTTAAATCACATTTAAATATATACTTGGTATATAATTGCTCTTAGTGTGTGACCCTATAGGTTCATATGTTATTAGTAGTGTAAACATAAGTTGTGTCTTGGGCATTAAtaaccaacaatctcccacttgcacaagaTTCAACATATATAAACACAGACAGTGGTAAACATCTAGCAACATGCCACTGTCCCTAATAACACATGAAAAATGTCATTCCAAGTATCCATTGATTCTTAAGTTAAAACTTCAAATCAATATATAGGTAAGGTATCAGTTATCCCTTTGTTACTGACATCTTGTTGAGCATGAGACATGGATAGTAATCAATCTCATATTTAGCTCATACATTATGTTACTCGATCAAGATTGAAAGTGATAAAACAAGCACCATTGAATAAATCAATATAGTTTGAGCGTGGCCACGCATCTTAATCAATTTAAATCATCGAGGGGCCCATAGATGTCATTCTCTCATCCAAATGAAAGGAACAAATCCCGTCTAGACTACACACGTCTCTTATATGTCTCATATTATACTTAACAATAGCTTTTATGATTGCATGGCTAAAGAACAACGTTTGACTATGTCAAAGTATAACAATCCTCACACTTAAGACCCAATATGTATCTACGGTCTAAGGATATAAAAATATTACCATTTTCAAGAATCACTTATGACATCGATCCATGAAGTGATCTTGAAAGTGGGTCATGTCCAATGTTTATTCTCTAATAAACACACGTGAATTTGACTACAACTCCCTTGCTCCACTTTCATCTCCATGAAAGTTAACCAACTTATTCACATTAGTCTTATGTCATAATTATTCCCATAATTGTGATCAACTATGGACGTTTTAGAATAACGATGTTATTCAaggatttaaacatactaataaagaACACAACAATTATTAATGAGTATGATTATCTCCAATTACATCATATCATTTAATATAAATGTTGCTTAAATGTTCCAAATATtcaaatacataaattacaaaccaatcCAATCACATTCATAACGTAGTCCTATGGACCGAGCATGATCCTCGTGTTTTGATTGTGCCATGGCCTTTGTAAAAGGATCGGCAaggttttgatctgtgtgaactttgcgaatacaaacATCTCCGTTTTCCACTATGTGACGTATGTAGTGCAATCTCCTAAGGATATGTTTGGTGCTGTGATGCGATCTAGGTTCTTTTGCTTGAGCAATAGCACCATTGTTGTCACAAAAATATTTCTATGGGGTCTTCTATGCTTGGCATCACACCTAAATCAGTAATAAACTTTTTCATCCATGCAGCCTCTTGTGCGGCCTCCgatgcagcaatgtattcagcttctgTAGTAGATTGTGCAACTACTTTCTGCTTAGAACTTTTCCAAGTTATAGCTCCTCTATTCAAGATAAAGACATATCCAGATTGTGATCGTGAATCATCTCTATCAGTTTGGAAGCTAGCATCTGTGTAGCACTTTGCAGTAAGATCTTCTTCCACACCACCATAaattaagaacatatctttagtccttCTCAAGTACTTTAGGATGTTCTTGACAGCCATCCAGTGGCTTTCACCCGGATTTTGTTAGTATCTACTCGTCATGCTCAAAGCATACGATACGTCTGGTCTTgtgcataacatggcatacataatggatccaatTGCAGAAGCATATGGAGTTCCATTCATTTGTCTAAGCTCATCATTTGTGCTAGGACTTTGAGAATTGCTCAATATTGTACCATGTGACATTGACAAAAATTCGCGTTTGGAATCTTGCATCTTGAATCTTTTTAGAATCTTTTCAATATATGCATTTTGGCTCAAACCGATTAGCCGCTTTGATCTATCTCTATGAATTTTTATTCCTAGAATATAAGCAGCATCGCCAAGGTCTTTCATTTGAAAACACTTCCCAAGCCAAGACTTTACCTTTTGTAAAGTTgggatgtcatttccaataagtagtatatcATCTACGTATAAGATTAAAAATACTACTATGCTCCCTCTAGCCCTTTTgtaaacacatggctcatcttcattTTTGATAAAATCAAACTCTTTTATTTTCTCATCAAAATGAAGATTCCAGCTTctagatgcttgctttaatccgtaAATGGCTCTTTTAAGCTTACACATTTTATTAGGATACTTAGAATTTACAAAATCTTCTGGTTGTTCCATATAGACATCTTCACTTAAGTGTCCATTAAGGaatgcggttttgacatccatttgccatatctcatagtcataatatGCGGCTATGGCAATGAGTATTCTAATTGATTTTAGCATGGCTACTGGAGAGAAAGTTTCGTCATAGTCAATAccatgagtttgagtgaaacctttcgcCACTAGTCTTGCCTTAAATGTATGTACATTTTCGTCTAtatcagttttcttcttgaaaatccatttgctcCCAACAGCCTTGCTGTCAGGTGGTAGATCAACTAAGTCCCATACTTCGTTGTCATACATGGACTGCATCTCATCATTCATTGCTTCATGCCATTTCTTAGATTCGGGATCTAATGTAGCATCTTTGTAGTTAGTGGGCTCACTTTCATCTACCAAGAAAATTTCATCATATCTTTCGGGACTATGACGaggtctactagatctacgaaagTCTTGTGTTACTTCAGGTTCCTGAGCAACCAATTTTTCAGGTTCTTCAACAGTTTGTTGATAGCTAGTGCCAACCTCAGGTGTGATATtttgtggttcttgaatttcttcaagttctACATTACTCCCACTTGCTTTATTTAATAGAAACTCCTTTTCTAGAAAAGTAGCGTGTCTAGAAACAAACACTTTGTTCTCGGTAGGAttgtagaaataatatcccatagaatcctttgggtatcccacaaaaatGCATTTGATAGATCCGGGATCAAGTTTGTTGGAAGTTTCTTGTCGAACATGAGCTTCGCAACCCCAAACTTTCAAATAAGATAAATTTAGAACTTTTCCATGCCATAACTCGTATGGTGTCTTATTCACCTTTTTGGTTGGTACCATATTTAATATGCGAGCAGCTGATAATAAGGCATAGGTCCAGAAGGATGGAGGAAGTGTAGTATgattcatcatagatcgaaccatatcaagtaatgttcagTTCCTCCTCTCAgaaacaccattatgttgtggtgttccggGTGGTGTGCGTTGTGAAATAATTCCACAATTCTTTAGAAGATCGTCAAACTCTTGATACAAGTACTCACCTCCTCGATCTGATCGAAGGGCCTTTATCGTTTTGCCGAGCTGATTTTGAACCTCATTTTAAAACACTTTGAATGTTTCAAATGCCTCATGTTTATGTTTCAATAAGTAAACATAACTAAATCTACtaaaatcatcagtaaatgtaatgaagtatctttcaccatttcttgacatagttctaaaaggaccGCATACATCGGAATGTATAAGTCCCAAAAGATCCTTTGCTCTTTCTCCGGAACCGgagaaaggtgcctttgtcatctTCCCgcttaaacaagattcacatacaccaaatgactcagagttagttgattttaaaattccatcagattggagtttggttatgcgtttcttgtttatgtgaccaagacaACAATGCCATAGATAAGTTTGATTCAAGTCATGCTTGGATCTTTTAGTGTTTATGTTATACATAgaactattattggatgaatcttgTATGTCAACTTCATATATGCCATTGTGAGCCCGTGCCTCAAAATAAAAAACATCTTTATTGAAAACTGAAATATTACCATTAGGAAAAGCATACGAGTATCCAGATTCATACAAACGTGCAGCTGAAATAATGTTCCTAGTTAGACTAGGGACATaataacaattatttaatattaagtACATGCCATTTGGTAACAAAAGTTCATAAGTGCCTATTGCTACGACCGCAACATGTGCTCCGTTGCCAACATGCAATACCAAATCGCCTGGTTTCAGCTTCTTAATCTTTCTTAGTCCCTGCACATTattacaaatgtgagttccacaaccagtatcaaatacCCATGAATTACTAGAGAATGCAAATAGTTCTATCATATAGATACCTGAGGTGCTAGCATTGCTAGATTTTGTCTTTTTCAGCTCTGCAAGGTAAGTAGGGCAGTTTCGCTTTCAATGACCAATTTCTCCACAATGGAAACAAGTGGCATCTTTGGCAGGTTTTTCTTTCTTCTTAACAGAATCCTTTGGGACAAACTTTTTGCCTTTATAGTTGCCTTGACTCTTAGGTTTGCCTTTACCTTTGCCTTTGGCTTGTGGCTTTTTGATTTTTCCTTCCCGAATCATGAGGACTTCAGAGGGTTTGGATGGAATATTCTTCTCGACAGTCTTAAGCATTAAATGCAACTCCGAGATAGATTTCTCCAAATTGTTCATATTGTAGTTCAAGACGAACTGGTCATATGACTTTGGTAGTGAGTTGAGGATCAAGTCTATTGCCAACTCAGGACCAATGGAAGATCCAAGCCTCTCAAGCTGATCTATGTAGCTCTTCATTTTTAGAACATAAGAGCTTACAGATGTCCCCTCTGTCATCTTGCATGCGTGTAACGCTCTGACAGTTTCAAAGCGTTGTTGCCTAGCTTGTTGCTGGAACATTTCCTTTAGCTGCTTAAGCATCTCAAAGGCATCATGATGTTCCAGGTCCTTTTGCAAGTCTGGAATCATGGTGGCTAACATGAGGCAAGCTACCTCTGTGGAGTCATCTGTGTGCTTAGTCCAAGCATCTCGGATGCTCTTAGTGGCATTAGCAGGGGGTTCCTCGGGAACGGGTCCATCAAGTATATACGACTTCTTTTCGACTTTGAGAACAAAATTATGATACCAGTCTAAGAAGTCCGTATCATTGAGTTTTTCCTTCTCTAAGACAGATCTTAGAGAAAGGTGGTGAACGGGTGTAGTTGCATTGGGtgacatctacaaaattaacaaagttctttTAGTATTTTAATATTTGATCCTTTAATAATTAATTACCCTAACTTTCTTATGAAAAATTAATTTCTTAAAGGCTAGAATCCAAGTTGCATTTAACCTTGAGtggttggctgatgctctctccactAAGTTTAAATCAACAAGGTAGGTAGCGATTACCAATTGCAAGTCTAATACAATTTCTATATCTTAATGGGATCCTTAACAACAATTGTCAACTGGTATGTTTAATCCCATCTATGCCTTGGGTATCTTGTGtttggctgatgctctctccacaaGAAGCACCAATTAAGTTGTCTTATTTAAAACCTATGGTGTTCGGCCCAAGACTGTCATGGGAATCGCGAAACTCCATCTCGGTAATCACAAGACGACCGTGGtggttggctgatgctctctccacaaCGACGTACAAATGACAAGCGAGTGTCTTAAAAAGATGGCATAAACTTACATTTTTAAAAGGGATTTTGTGTTTTGTATTATTTCAATTTGACAAAACATTTCGTATAATAATTGTTGCACGCATTCAACAATATATTATACGTATACTTTAgataaaatcatattttatatgttGGTCTTGAGTTTATAGAATCTCTATTTTAGTCACTCACGACGTGTCCAATTTTAAACTAATAtcctatattaatatgtatatattgagCACTCTAACTTAAGACCAATTTTAGTTtctaataaaactcattttatttaaaactttatacaagagtttggtttaaat comes from Rutidosis leptorrhynchoides isolate AG116_Rl617_1_P2 chromosome 4, CSIRO_AGI_Rlap_v1, whole genome shotgun sequence and encodes:
- the LOC139841875 gene encoding secreted RxLR effector protein 161-like — protein: MAVKNILKYLRRTKDMFLIYGGVEEDLTAKCYTDASFQTDRDDSRSQSGYVFILNRGAITWKSSKQKVVAQSTTEAEYIAASEAAQEAAWMKKFITDLGVMPSIEDPIEIFL
- the LOC139841876 gene encoding uncharacterized protein translates to MSPNATTPVHHLSLRSVLEKEKLNDTDFLDWYHNFVLKVEKKSYILDGPVPEEPPANATKSIRDAWTKHTDDSTEVACLMLATMIPDLQKDLEHHDAFEMLKQLKEMFQQQARQQRFETVRALHACKMTEGTSVSSYVLKMKSYIDQLERLGSSIGPELAIDLILNSLPKSYDQFVLNYNMNNLEKSISELHLMLKTVEKNIPSKPSEVLMIREGKIKKPQAKGKGKGKPKSQGNYKGKKFVPKDSVKKKEKPAKDATCFHCGEIGH